Proteins encoded by one window of Paraburkholderia terrae:
- a CDS encoding phosphoketolase family protein → MDDTRLQATPLQADELRNMDRFWRACNYLSAGMIYLRANPLLREPLKPEHIKRRLLGHWGSDPGQSFVLVHLNRVIKQRDLNVIFLSGPGHGAPATLAHSYLEGRYSEIYPDRGETEEGMGRLFKLFSFPGGIGSHCTPETPGSIHEGGELGYSLSHGYGAAFDNPDLIVTVMIGDGEAETGPLATSWHSNKFLNPARDGAVLPVLHLNGYKIANPTILARIPHEELEALLTGYGYKPWFVEGDEPEKMHQQMAATLDECIDEIHAIQQRAREVGNTQRPRWPMIVLRSPKGWTGPREFGGHKIEGTWRAHQVPVADPASNGKSLKLVEEWLRSYEPEKLFDESGRLVAELRALAPEGPRRISANPHANGGVLCKALDLPDFTEYAVDVGKPATSYVSPTDVLGQFLRDVMRRNMTSFRVFGPDETASNKLTAIYEASQKTWLAQIVESDSDGGDLSADGRVMEMLSEHTLEGWLEGYTLTGRHGLFATYEAFVHVIDSMFNQHAKWLEKAKRELRWRQPVPSLNLLITSLVWRQDHNGFTHQDPGFLDVVTNKSPDVVRIYLPPDANCLLSVADHCLRSRDYVNVIVADKQPHLQYLDMKSAITHCTKGIGIWDWASTDLDREPDVVMASAGDIPTMEALAAVEILKGLFPDLKIRFVNVVDLFRLMPDSDHPHGLSGRDFDSLFTTDKPVIFNFHSYASLVHKLTYRRTNHANIHVHGYAEKGNINTPLELAIINGIDRFSLAIDVIDRVPRLRGVGDHAKERLRDQKIQHLDYAHTEGIDSEEIREWKWAG, encoded by the coding sequence ATGGACGACACCCGCCTGCAAGCCACGCCATTGCAAGCCGATGAACTGCGCAACATGGACCGCTTCTGGCGGGCATGCAATTACCTGTCCGCCGGCATGATTTACCTGCGCGCGAATCCCCTGTTGCGCGAACCGCTGAAGCCCGAGCACATCAAGCGGCGTCTGCTCGGTCACTGGGGTTCCGATCCCGGACAGAGCTTCGTGCTCGTGCATTTGAACCGGGTCATCAAGCAGCGCGATCTGAACGTGATTTTCCTCTCGGGGCCGGGTCACGGCGCACCCGCGACACTTGCGCACAGCTATCTGGAAGGACGCTATTCGGAGATCTATCCGGACCGTGGCGAAACGGAAGAGGGCATGGGGCGGCTTTTCAAGCTCTTCTCGTTTCCGGGCGGCATCGGCTCGCATTGCACGCCCGAAACGCCAGGCTCGATTCACGAGGGCGGTGAACTCGGCTATAGCCTGTCGCACGGATATGGTGCGGCGTTCGATAACCCCGATCTGATCGTCACGGTGATGATCGGCGATGGCGAGGCGGAAACCGGACCGCTCGCCACCTCGTGGCATTCGAACAAATTCCTGAATCCGGCGCGCGACGGCGCGGTGCTGCCCGTGCTGCATCTGAACGGCTACAAGATCGCGAACCCGACGATACTTGCGCGCATCCCGCATGAAGAACTCGAAGCGCTGTTGACGGGTTATGGGTACAAGCCGTGGTTCGTCGAAGGCGATGAGCCGGAGAAGATGCATCAGCAGATGGCGGCGACGCTCGACGAGTGCATCGACGAGATTCATGCGATCCAGCAGCGTGCGCGAGAAGTAGGCAATACGCAGCGGCCGCGCTGGCCGATGATCGTGCTCCGATCGCCGAAGGGCTGGACGGGGCCGCGCGAATTCGGTGGACACAAGATCGAAGGCACGTGGCGAGCGCATCAGGTGCCCGTCGCCGATCCGGCGAGCAACGGCAAGAGTCTGAAGCTCGTAGAGGAATGGCTGCGCAGTTACGAGCCGGAAAAACTCTTCGACGAATCGGGGCGGCTGGTCGCCGAATTGCGCGCGCTCGCGCCGGAAGGGCCGCGGCGCATCAGCGCCAATCCGCATGCGAATGGTGGAGTGTTGTGCAAGGCACTGGACCTGCCGGACTTCACCGAATACGCCGTCGACGTCGGCAAGCCCGCTACGAGCTACGTGTCACCCACGGATGTGCTCGGCCAGTTTCTGCGCGACGTCATGCGTCGCAATATGACGAGCTTTCGCGTATTCGGCCCCGACGAAACCGCCAGCAACAAGCTCACGGCGATCTACGAAGCGTCGCAGAAGACGTGGCTCGCGCAGATCGTCGAATCGGATAGCGACGGCGGCGACCTGTCCGCCGATGGCCGCGTGATGGAAATGCTGAGCGAGCATACGCTGGAAGGCTGGCTCGAAGGCTATACGCTGACGGGGCGGCACGGTCTCTTTGCAACGTACGAAGCGTTCGTACACGTGATCGATTCGATGTTCAACCAGCACGCTAAATGGCTGGAGAAGGCCAAGCGCGAGTTGCGCTGGCGGCAGCCCGTGCCTTCGCTGAATCTGCTGATTACGTCGCTCGTGTGGCGTCAGGACCATAACGGCTTTACGCATCAGGACCCCGGTTTTCTGGACGTCGTGACGAACAAGAGCCCGGATGTCGTGCGCATCTATTTGCCGCCCGATGCGAACTGTCTGTTGAGTGTCGCCGATCATTGCCTGCGTTCGCGCGACTATGTGAACGTGATCGTCGCCGACAAGCAGCCTCATTTGCAGTATCTGGACATGAAGTCGGCGATTACGCATTGCACGAAAGGCATCGGCATCTGGGACTGGGCATCGACGGATCTGGATCGCGAACCGGATGTCGTGATGGCGAGTGCGGGTGACATTCCGACCATGGAAGCGCTCGCAGCCGTGGAGATCCTCAAAGGGCTGTTCCCCGATCTGAAGATCCGCTTCGTGAACGTCGTTGACCTGTTCAGGCTGATGCCCGATTCCGATCATCCGCATGGCTTGTCGGGGCGCGATTTCGATTCGCTGTTCACGACGGACAAGCCGGTGATCTTCAACTTCCATTCGTATGCGTCGCTGGTTCACAAGCTGACCTATCGCCGTACGAATCACGCGAACATTCACGTGCATGGCTATGCGGAGAAGGGCAACATCAATACGCCGCTTGAACTTGCGATTATCAATGGGATCGACCGGTTTTCGCTGGCGATCGACGTGATTGATCGTGTGCCTCGTCTGCGTGGTGTCGGTGATCACGCCAAAGAACGGCTGCGCGATCAGAAGATCCAGCACCTCGATTACGCGCATACCGAGGGTATTGATAGTGAAGAGATTCGTGAGTGGAAGTGGGCTGGGTGA
- a CDS encoding cytochrome b produces MTPTLQRFTPLQRALHWIMAICILAMLFIGVGMVSTVRPDYLTLVSIHKPLGIVILILALIRLVVRLTRGAPRLPPDMPEPMKLAAHLSHLAFYALMIALPLIGWGMLSAAAYPVIVAGIQLPWILPHSNELHTLLWNAHRFLALCFFALILVHFAAALFHALVRRDGVFQAMAPWR; encoded by the coding sequence ATGACACCGACTCTCCAGCGCTTTACACCGTTGCAGCGCGCGCTGCACTGGATCATGGCGATCTGCATTCTGGCGATGCTGTTCATCGGCGTCGGCATGGTGTCGACGGTTCGGCCTGACTATCTGACGCTGGTGTCGATTCACAAGCCGCTCGGCATCGTGATCCTGATACTCGCGCTGATCCGTCTGGTGGTGCGACTCACGCGCGGCGCGCCGCGACTTCCCCCGGACATGCCCGAGCCGATGAAACTCGCCGCTCATCTGTCGCACCTCGCTTTTTATGCGTTGATGATCGCGTTGCCGCTGATTGGTTGGGGGATGTTGTCGGCGGCGGCGTATCCCGTGATCGTGGCCGGCATCCAGTTGCCGTGGATACTGCCGCACAGCAACGAACTGCACACGCTGCTATGGAATGCGCACCGGTTTCTTGCGTTGTGCTTCTTTGCGTTGATCCTCGTGCATTTTGCGGCTGCGCTGTTTCATGCGCTGGTCAGACGCGACGGCGTGTTTCAGGCGATGGCGCCCTGGCGGTGA
- a CDS encoding catalase family peroxidase encodes MADRPGSQASAARSLALIAIIVGVVAIAFAYTAGWLTPGRLTPPKIVNALAPPGGPALGFRRNHAKGICFTGTFESNGAAAALSKAPMFAQGSSRVTGRFNLATPDPNAPDPTVRIRGLSLRVVAPDGTEWRSAMIDAPFFPVATPQAFYALLEASAKKDDPDAMKQFIAAHPEFAAFGAWATTAPWTGSFAQDQYNSLNSFVFTNAQGQDQVVRWSFVPAAKPDAVSPDVLKQRPANFLETDITQRVQSAPQRWTMIVTVANPGDPTADPSKAWPDDRRKVEAGTLVVSAIEPEPDGPCRDLNFDPTVLPAGMHVSDDPFPAARSAAYSVSFNRRTAEDKYYPHTPAEGAKP; translated from the coding sequence ATGGCTGACAGACCCGGTTCACAAGCATCCGCTGCACGCTCACTGGCCTTGATTGCGATCATCGTCGGCGTCGTGGCGATTGCGTTTGCGTATACGGCAGGCTGGCTCACGCCTGGCCGGCTGACACCACCGAAAATCGTCAACGCGCTGGCGCCGCCGGGCGGCCCTGCGTTGGGTTTCCGGCGTAATCACGCGAAGGGCATCTGCTTCACGGGCACATTCGAATCGAATGGAGCAGCGGCTGCGTTGTCGAAGGCGCCGATGTTCGCGCAGGGTTCGTCGCGCGTGACGGGACGCTTCAATCTCGCCACGCCTGATCCGAACGCGCCGGACCCGACCGTGCGGATTCGCGGCCTGAGCCTGCGAGTGGTCGCGCCGGATGGAACCGAATGGCGCTCCGCGATGATCGACGCACCCTTCTTCCCCGTCGCGACACCGCAAGCGTTCTATGCGTTGCTCGAAGCATCGGCGAAAAAGGACGATCCCGATGCGATGAAACAGTTCATCGCCGCGCACCCCGAGTTCGCTGCGTTCGGTGCGTGGGCGACGACGGCACCGTGGACGGGATCGTTCGCGCAGGATCAGTACAACAGTCTCAACAGCTTCGTGTTCACGAATGCACAGGGGCAGGACCAGGTCGTGCGCTGGTCATTCGTGCCGGCGGCGAAGCCGGATGCCGTGTCGCCCGATGTGCTCAAGCAACGCCCCGCGAACTTCCTCGAAACCGACATCACGCAACGCGTGCAGAGCGCGCCGCAACGCTGGACGATGATCGTTACCGTCGCCAATCCGGGCGACCCGACGGCCGACCCGAGCAAAGCCTGGCCCGACGACCGCCGCAAGGTGGAAGCGGGCACGCTGGTGGTCAGCGCGATCGAGCCCGAGCCCGACGGCCCGTGCCGCGACCTCAATTTCGATCCGACCGTCCTGCCGGCAGGGATGCATGTTTCCGACGATCCGTTCCCCGCTGCGCGCTCGGCTGCCTATTCCGTTTCGTTCAATCGCCGGACTGCCGAAGACAAGTACTATCCGCACACGCCTGCCGAAGGAGCGAAGCCATGA